The Astyanax mexicanus isolate ESR-SI-001 chromosome 24, AstMex3_surface, whole genome shotgun sequence genome has a segment encoding these proteins:
- the prdm2b gene encoding PR domain zinc finger protein 2, protein MRDSEEGINKEEKRPSAVSEPTQEIEASHSSSTETKNPHPSQALSTEMEQKEGEEVDHRETELSWPQKSPEHPAEPEESADRREQPNPHLIPGSLVKESSVSPLREAERASSVVSPELEAEGDPDFEDDAPGGTGNHPCQHCERHFSTKQGLERHVHIHTIANHQTHTFKCKYCTKPFGSQVGRRRHERRHENRSKTLKRPSSSLAGTAFPLSPSRLNDSPPTSDCVTSPSPTIIMTSQNGPPQPGSDTKDAGADPEHTFVLDENGESKELHPCKYCNKAFGTHTNMRRHQRRIHERHLMPKGVRRKGILLQDMPSQQHPEEEGPVTAQSLQKASPNASPPPVYVPSVDTEDEGEREEGMVNISKNISENLSLYIDGKILSTNTVSTCEVIEVDSSTAALFGLDTVILNPNQISQALKVETQPSPVKEASATVPKRRTSTPPLLPAVKMESETHLLSSAGTSSCTSSQSPLLVGTVLPQSTETLAFQKEKTVYLSPKLKQLLQTQDSQKPALTLIADSHRLTTPLSVTSLPAAQGRFKRRTASPPTPAQSSSSLSPESCSNIETGDSFTLKVPKVESHCTVQSWSSPSSDQRDSVSPCGKDWAASVSGGNSCNQLPLDLSSAVSKKDSRTSSKASGESVLDLSLHRKGAGAPTAQHGISLAPHVKRKKPNTSMLEKVLMNEYAGLSVAGEEGSTSLDSPDAANSSPGSDAGVSPASPSSNSENLPCENPCESSPPPSLTPVTINPSSPSSSSLASSTPPPPVLPSVPSPPPLTSRQSLDSFPKLSPKPIDSPLEEEMSKSSAEETSHDLNIKDFNQTAKQLDPMTYALPQSPQGTKRHYKADSFSKSGTLHKGSPIKTADYAVSSCEKYSDSEDSQSNSFDESFPPDLNSIKTEGRKQPQSSHSPVLSTSSNSNKESPSSSSPPFSSYKVEEDSQSSTAGPSADDMVVNNETVTIGKVESEIAASTEDVSSTGGNAAVKTLDSAETETETSEQDTFTKSFVCNVCEQPFHSIKELSSHIMQHAVEWPFKCEFCVQLFQNSSALLEHRSSLHGVGKIYICSVCSKEFAYLCNLQQHQSDLHPGQSCAHTSVENGKLRPQNYTDAANMQAIIERNSLHSTTDTSVDDDPQDSSEVCSDKDIKKENGDDLTGQEDPTEELYTTIKIMASEAGKPKGPDVRLGINQHYPSFKPPPFPYHNRTSAANVASATNFTTHNIPQTFSTAIRCTKCGNSFDNMPELHKHILACANASDKRRYTPKKNPIPLKQIVKKPQNGVMLLSTAATAAGGQNAFRRMGQPKRLNFNQEIPAKMKMTALNKKKNQLVQKAISQKNKTAAAASAKKASVQVKEEQQPSSVCPYCNREYTYAASLAKHVAGSCPQKPAAKKKQKTPTLKDKNVNLRTRVTDSEIKQEPEANQVTTGRPQGKSRARNTETVEIELATPAKEGKESKGKAGTSQARSSKRPAASTASSNTDNSAPKSKKGRKSGSSVQPVTPPSSSPPAVVNEPAARTTTKTPRVTKDKEKGKEKEKDTVVPKKETETKSQVQTKKEERFSKRTPRERVGGPVTRSLQSSSGEVKNEDQHKEPGD, encoded by the exons ATGCGCGACTCAGAAGAAG ggATAAATAAGGAGGAAAAAAGACCCTCAGCAGTTTCAGAGCCAACCCAGGAGATTGAAGCATCTCATTCATCCTCCACAGAGACCAAGAACCCTCATCCATCTCAGGCTCTTTCCACAGAGATGGAGCAGAAGGAGGGCGAGGAAGTAGATCACAGAGAAACTGAGCTGTCCTGGCCTCAGAAAAGCCCAGAGCACCCTGCTGAGCCGGAGGAGTCGGCCGACAGGAGAGAACAGCCTAACCCTCACTTAATTCCTGGCAGCCTTGTGAAGGAAAGCTCCGTTAGTCCTTTACGTGAGGCTGAGCGAGCGTCCTCTGTTGTGTCTCCCGAATTAGAAGCAGAGGGGGATCCTGACTTTGAGGACGATGCTCCGGGCGGGACTGGAAACCACCCTTGCCAGCATTGCGAGCGGCATTTCTCCACCAAACAAGGTCTGGAGCGCCACGTTCACATCCACACCATCGCAAACCACCAGACGCACACGTTCAAGTGCAAATACTGCACCAAGCCCTTCGGCTCGCAGGTAGGCAGGCGTAGACACGAGAGACGGCACGAAAACAGGAGTAAAACTCTGAAAAGGCCGAGTTCTTCTCTTGCAGGAACAGCTTTTCCCCTGAGTCCCTCCAGGCTTAACGACTCTCCTCCTACCTCCGATTGTGTAACGTCTCCGAGCCCTACCATCATCATGACTTCTCAGAACGGTCCTCCTCAGCCAGGCTCTGATACTAAGGATGCTGGAGCAGACCCTGAACACACCTTCGTCTTAGATGAAAATGGGGAATCAAAGGAATTGCACCCTTGCAAATATTGCAACAAGGCTTTCGGCACGCATACAAACATGCGCAGGCATCAGCGCAGGATTCACGAACGTCACCTTATGCCGAAAGGTGTTCGCAGGAAAGGTATTCTCCTACAGGACATGCCATCCCAACAACATCCAGAGGAAGAAGGTCCGGTCACAGCACAGTCACTCCAGAAGGCGTCGCCAAACGCCAGCCCACCGCCTGTCTACGTACCCAGTGTAGACACAGAGGATGAGGGCGAACGAGAAGAGGGCATGGTCAACATTTCCAAAAACATCTCCGAGAACCTCAGCCTTTACATAGATGGCAAGATCTTGTCCACAAACACTGTCAGCACCTGTGAAGTGATCGAGGTCGACTCGAGCACTGCTGCACTGTTCGGATTAGACACGGTCATACTGAATCCCAACCAGATAAGCCAGGCACTTAAAGTTGAAACGCAACCTTCGCCTGTGAAAGAGGCTTCGGCTACGGTTCCGAAAAGGAGAACTTCCACACCGCCGCTTCTTCCTGCAGTGAAAATGGAATCTGAAACTCACCTGCTTTCGTCTGCTGGCACTTCGTCCTGCACTTCCTCTCAATCGCCTTTATTAGTTGGCACCGTCCTCCCACAGTCCACAGAGACGTTGGCGTTCCAAAAGGAGAAGACCGTTTATCTTTCTCCCAAATTGAAACAGCTCCTGCAGACccaggacagtcagaaaccagctctTACTCTAATTGCAGATAGCCATAGATTGACTACTCCACTTTCCGTAACCTCCCTCCCTGCTGCTCAAGGCAGATTCAAAAGAAGGACCGCTTCCCCTCCGACTCCTGCTCAAAGCAGCTCTTCGCTGAGCCCTGAAAGCTGTTCAAACATTGAAACGGGGGATTCATTTACGCTTAAGGTGCCAAAGGTTGAAAGCCACTGTACGGTCCAGTCCTGGAGTTCACCCAGCAGTGATCAGAGGGACTCGGTGAGTCCCTGTGGAAAGGACTGGGCTGCTTCCGTAAGTGGAGGCAACTCTTGCAATCAGCTGCCTCTTGACCTTTCTAGTGCAGTTAGCAAAAAAGACAGCAGGACCTCTAGTAAAGCGTCTGGAGAATCTGTGCTGGATTTAAGCCTGCATCGTAAGGGTGCGGGTGCACCAACAGCTCAACATGGAATTTCTTTAGCGCCTCATGTTAAGAGAAAGAAGCCTAACACCAGCATGTTGGAGAAAGTTCTTATGAATGAGTACGCTGGCCTAAGTGTAGCAGGAGAGGAAGGTTCTACAAGCCTCGACAGTCCAGACGCCGCCAACTCCTCTCCAGGCAGTGATGCAGGCGTATCCCCGGCTAGTCCCTCTTCCAATTCAGAAAACCTTCCTTGTGAAAATCCTTGTGAATCTTCGCCTCCTCCTTCCTTGACTCCCGTTACTATTAATCCTTCTTCTCCATCGTCCTCAAGCCTGGCATCCTCAACGCCTCCTCCTCCAGTTCTGCCATCTGTCCCTTCACCTCCACCTCTAACTTCTCGCCAATCTCTGGACTCTTTTCCCAAACTCTCTCCCAAGCCTATTGACAGTCCCCTAGAGGAGGAAATGTCCAAATCCTCGGCAGAAGAAACAAGCCATGATCTCAACATTAAAGACTTCAACCAAACTGCTAAGCAGTTAGACCCCATGACATATGCACTGCCTCAAAGTCCTCAGGGCACAAAAAGACATTATAAAGCAGATTCCTTTTCAAAATCTGGAACACTACATAAGGGCTCCCCCATAAAAACTGCAGATTATGCGGTTTCCTCCTGTGAAAAGTATTCTGACTCTGAAGACAGCCAAAGTAATTCCTTTGATGAAAGTTTCCCTCCAGACCTCAAcagcattaaaactgagggaCGCAAGCAACCTCAATCCTCTCATTCTCCTGTACTCTCCACTTCTTCTAATTCTAATAAAGAATcaccctcttcttcttctcctcctttttcttcttACAAAGTAGAGGAAGATTCCCAGTCCTCTACTGCAGGGCCATCAGCTGATGATATGGTGGTCAATAATGAAACTGTTACGATTGGAAAGGTGGAAAGTGAAATTGCAGCCAGCACTGAAGATGTTTCCTCTACTGGAGGAAACGCTGCAGTAAAAACTTTAGACTCTGCAGAGACGGAAACTGAAACATCAGAGCAGGACACATTTACCAAGAGCTTTGTGTGCAACGTCTGTGAGCAGCCTTTCCACTCGATTAAAGAACTCAGCAGCCACATCATGCAGCATGCCGTCGAATGGCCTTTCAAATGTGAATTCTGTGTGCAATTATTTCAAAATTCTTCAGCTCTTCTGGAGCATCGCTCCTCTCTCCACGGTGTTGGGAAAATTTACATTTGCTCTGTCTGTTCAAAAGAGTTTGCTTACCTTTGCAACCTTCAGCAACACCAGAGCGATCTGCACCCCGGACAGAGCTGTGCTCATACATCTGTAGAAAACGGCAAGCTGAGACCGCAGAATTACACAGATGCTGCAAATATGCAGGCAATTATTGAGAGAAATTCCTTGCATTCAACCACTGACACATCTGTGGATGATGACCCTCAGGATTCCTCcgaggtgtgtagtgataaagACATTAAAAAGGAAAACGGTGATGATCTAACCGGACAAGAGGATCCCACAGAAGAGCTGTACACTACAATAAAAATAATGGCCTCAGAGGCCGGAAAGCCTAAAGGCCCAGATGTGCGTCTCGGCATTAATCAACACTACCCCAGCTTTAAGCCTCCACCCTTCCCCTACCACAACCGAACATCTGCTGCCAACGTAGCATCTGCAACCAACTTCACCACACACAACATCCCTCAAACGTTTAGCACGGCCATCAGGTGCACAAAGTGTGGTAACAGCTTCGACAACATGCCCGAACTCCACAAACACATCTTAGCCTGTGCTAATGCTAGTGATAAGAGGCGCTACACTCCCAAGAAAAACCCCATTCCTCTGAAGCAGATCGTGAAGAAGCCTCAGAATGGTGTCATGCTGCTGTCAACTGCTGCAACAGCTGCCGGCGGTCAAAATGCCTTCCGCAGGATGGGTCAACCCAAGCGGCTCAACTTCAACCAGGAGATACCCGCCAAGATGAAGATGACCGCCTTGAACAAAAAGAAGAACCAGCTTGTCCAGAAGGCGATATCTCAGAAGAACAAGACTGCCGCTGCTGCGTCTGCAAAGAAGGCTTCTGTACAAGTTAAGGAGGAGCAGCAACCAAGCAGCGTCTGCCCGTACTGCAATCGCGAATATACGTACGCTGCCAGCCTTGCGAAGCATGTCGCAGGCAGCTGTCCTCAGAAACCAGCTGCtaagaaaaagcaaaaaacaccAACCCTCAAAGACAAAAATGTGAATCTTCGGACTCGAGTCACGGACTCTGAAATCAAACAAGAACCTGAGGCCAACCAGGTCACGACCGGGCGTCCTCAGGGGAAATCACGGGCGCGGAACACAGAAACCGTAGAGATTGAGTTGGCTACACCAGCTAAGGAAGGGAAGGAAAGCAAAGGAAAAGCGGGGACGTCTCAGGCTCGTTCCTCCAAAAGACCTGCAGCCTCTACTGCCTCCAGTAACACAGACAACTCAGCACCCAAAAGCAAGAAGGGCAGAAAGAGTGGCAGCAGCGTTCAGCCCGTAACCCCGCCCTCCTCATCGCCGCCTGCTGTTGTGAATGAGCCTGCGGCACGGACAACCACAAAAACTCCACGTGTTacaaaagataaagaaaaaggtaaagagaaagagaaagacactgTGGTCCCAAAGAAGGAGACTGAAACCAAATCGCAGGTCCAGACCAAGAAAGAGGAGCGTTTCTCTAAGAGGACGCCGCGGGAGCGAGTGGGCGGTCCTGTCACCCGCAGTCTGCAGAGTTCCAGCGGGGAGGTGAAGAACGAAGACCAGCATAAAGAACCTGGGGATTAA